The Thunnus thynnus chromosome 24, fThuThy2.1, whole genome shotgun sequence genome window below encodes:
- the LOC137177225 gene encoding uncharacterized protein, with protein MDNEANTEDQQEAQSQNASVKSYVTRSVAKSSNSSSKSSASLAAAKARARAEAVRARSTFVKRETELMVEKAQLRVEEARMEAALTTLKQEKEVAAALAEAEVLESAAAELESKADSRAMDIAAIPHDSREKRTSDYVERHSKMHSSQLSLPHLESHTVSSRPHDVLHVLPHQDSEQYPTHTAEIRQNTTPAYVKHNASYSRVHSMTQPAAEYYPGIHPHSFSSMKGPQPHTPPVRMHATQSSAPDHAGISDFATYMARRELVTSGMIKFDDHPENYWSWKSTFMNVIQGLKLTYNEELDLLIRWLGPQSSEQVRRIRAVHVSDLAAGLRMAWMRLEECYGSPETIEKALLDKLERFPKISNKDPLKLRELGDLLRELESAKREGYLPGLTYLDTSRGVNPIVEKLPYRLQERWMTQGSLYKLQNQVQFPPFSFFTDFVCREAYTRNDPSFTLSSSGMAVVKADNPAKRYTHSKGQITSHKTDITPIPATKSIETASSKLDVERQCPIHKKPHPLKRCRGFRAKTLEERKAFLKESGICFRCCSSTDHMARDCKITIQCKECDSNRHVTVLHPGPAPWTAKDPDLEHGGEEKEEASPDIISKCTEVCGEANSSRSCSKICLIKVHPKGQPDRSMRVYAVLDDQSNRSLARSEFFDLFHLEGADSPYTLRTCAGVTEMSGRRGAGFIAQPLDGHLSVLLPTLIECNHMPDDRSEIPTPEAAKHHSHLKPIAHLIPELDPEAQILLLLGRDVLRVHKVRDQHNGPNNAPYAQRLDLGWVIVGEVCLGAAHKPKGVSTYRTNVLENGRHSYFSPCPNHLVLKEKLIVRTATKPFSSQSLQHSYLSDSLVQNTGDCSLGSRIFEKTEEDNKVALSIEDRQFIQLMDKEMFIDDANSWVAPLPFRIPRPRLPNNREQALTRFTSLCRTLERKPEMKSHFLAFMQKIFDQDHAELAPPLQDGEECWYLPSFGVYHPRKPGQIRVVFDSSASHLGFSLNDVLLTGPDLNNSLLGVLMRFRREQVAITADIEQMFHSFVVREDHRNFLRFLWFKDNDITKEVVEYRMKVHVFGNRPSPAVATYGLRQAALHGEDEFGGDAKQFIHRDFYVDDGLKSLPSATAAITLLKAAQGMLAISNLRLHKVASNCPVVMQAFPSTDHAKDLKDLDLDIDLPPLQRSLGLSWNLVNDTFTFRVANSEKPFTRRGVLATINSLFDPLGLVAPITVQGKILLRQLTSDTSDWDAPLPTDKEAEWIAWRDSLRELEQFETPRAYTTASLSTARHTEIHIFSDASIKAIAAVAYLKVMDVEGKCHVGFIMGKAKLAPISVHTVPRLELGAAVLAVEIAELVVSELDINPNSLKFYTDSKVVLGYIYNETRRFYVYVSNRVERIRKFTHPEQWCYVHTSQNPADVATRSVPVARLLDTNWLTGPDFLSQSVETDTTEETFYDLIDPESDMEVRCHTTTATDSLRGIGSHRFDRFSTWQPLVRAMASLIHIAQSFRSEKGSDKQDCCGWHHCSKSHTTDTLSQAKAIVIGCVQKEAYQAEVSCLEKGNVIPKNSPLKKLNPILDGNQLLRIGGRLQHAPFEMEEKHPLIIPGRSHIATLLINHYHERVKHQGRLFTEGAIRTDGIWIVGAKKCISSILLKCVTCNRLRGRTAEQKMADLPPDRLSTEPPFTNVGLDVFGPWNISTRRTRGGAANSKRWAVLFTCLSVRAVHIELLESMDTSSFINALRRFFAVRGPAKMIRSDCGTNFKGACKELQILLQDETNVSKYLSEEGCTWLFNPPHSSHMGGVWERMIGVSRRILDSMLSQISPSHLTHEVLSTLMAEVTAIINARPLTPISTDADSPFLLTPAMILTQKVCTPLPPPGSFENADMYRQQWKRVQHLANAFWERWRREYLSTLQSRSKWQDSQPNVKEGDLVLLRDAQVKRNQWPMALVTKAHPGSDGKVRKLELKVTKGGTVKTLLRPVTEVVVLMSL; from the coding sequence ATGGACAACGAGGCAAACACAGAAGATCAACAGGAAGCTCAATCACAAAATGCATCTGTAAAGTCATATGTGACCAGATCTGTTGCTAAGTCTTCTAACAGCTCTAGCAAATCTTCAGCAAGCCTAGCAGCAGCTAAAGCACGTGCCAGAGCTGAGGCAGTGCGTGCTCGCTCCACCTTTGTTAAAAGAGAAACCGAGCTCATGGTTGAAAAAGCCCAGTTGAGAGTAGAGGAGGCACGCATGGAAGCTGCTCTGACCACATTGAAGCAAGAGAAAGAGGTTGCAGCTGCCTTAGCTGAGGCAGAGGTTCtggaatcagctgcagcagagctgGAATCTAAAGCAGACTCTAGGGCAATGGACATTGCAGCAATTCCCCATGACTCCAGAGAGAAAAGAACGAGTGATTATGTTGAACGTCATTCTAAAATGCACTCTAGTCAGCTGTCATTACCCCATCTTGAGTCTCACACTGTATCCAGTCGGCCACATGATGTCCTTCACGTTCTGCCACACCAAGACAGCGAACAATATCCCACTCACACAGCTGAGATTAGACAAAATACTACTCCAGCTTATGTTAAGCACAATGCTAGCTACTCCAGAGTGCATAGTATGACTCAGCCAGCTGCTGAATATTATCCTGGAATCCATCCACACAGTTTCTCATCCATGAAGGGACCTCAGCCCCACACACCCCCTGTTAGGATGCACGCAACACAGTCATCTGCCCCTGACCACGCAGGCATAAGTGACTTTGCTACTTATATGGCTCGTCGTGAGCTTGTGACCTCTGGGATGATCAAGTTTGACGACCATCCGGAAAATTATTGGAGTTGGAAATCTACCTTCATGAATGTCATACAAGGACTGAAACTCACCTACAATGAAGAGCTTGACCTTCTAATTAGGTGGTTAGGCCCTCAGTCATCAGAGCAGGTTAGGAGAATCAGAGCTGTTCATGTTAGCGACCTTGCTGCTGGGCTCAGGATGGCATGGATGCGTCTCGAGGAGTGTTATGGATCACCTGAAACAATCGAGAAGGCTCTTTTGGATAAACTTGAAAGATTCCCCAAGATTAGCAACAAAGATCCCCTCAAATTGAGAGAGCTTGGTGATCTGTTAAGGGAGTTGGAGTCTGCAAAACGAGAGGGTTATTTGCCTGGGCTCACCTACTTGGATACATCTCGGGGTGTTAACCCAATAGTGGAGAAACTGCCATACAGGCTTCAAGAGAGATGGATGACACAAGGCAGTTTGTACAAGCTGCAAAACCAAGTCCAGTTTCCACCGTTTTCATTCTTCACCGATTTTGTCTGCAGAGAGGCTTATACTCGTAATGATCCAAGTTTCACCCTCAGCTCATCTGGCATGGCAGTAGTAAAGGCAGACAACCCAGCGAAAAGGTATACACACTCTAAAGGACAAATCACATCTCACAAAACAGATATCACACCAATACCTGCCACCAAGTCAATAGAGACTGCCAGCAGTAAATTGGACGTCGAAAGGCAGTGCCCAATTCACAAAAAGCCCCATCCCCTCAAGCGATGCAGAGGCTTCCGGGCAAAGACATTGGAGGAACGCAAGGCATTTCTCAAGGAGAGTGGGATTTGTTTTAGATGCTGCTCCTCAACTGATCATATGGCTAGAGACTGCAAAATCACTATTCAGTGCAAAGAATGTGACAGTAATAGACATGTCACAGTTCTTCATCCAGGACCAGCTCCATGGACCGCCAAAGATCCTGACCTAGAGCACGGCggggaggaaaaggaggaggctTCTCCTGACATAATCTCCAAGTGCACAGAAGTGTGTGGTGAAGCCAACAGCTCCCGCTCCTGCTCTAAAATCTGCCTCATAAAGGTTCATCCTAAAGGACAACCAGATAGATCAATGAGAGTCTATGCTGTACTCGATGACCAGAGTAATAGGTCTCTCGCTCGGTCAGAGTTTTTTGACCTGTTCCACCTCGAGGGTGCAGATTCTCCCTACACTCTGCGCACATGTGCTGGAGTCACAGAGATGTCAGGAAGAAGAGGAGCCGGCTTCATTGCTCAGCCCTTAGATGGACATCTTAGCGTGCTTCTTCCCACACTCATAGAGTGCAACCATATGCCGGATGATAGATCGGAAATACCTACTCCTGAGGCTGCCAAACACCACTCTCACCTAAAGCCTATTGCTCACCTCATTCCTGAACTTGACCCTGAAGCACAGATTCTCCTTCTCCTTGGCCGAGATGTCTTAAGAGTTCACAAAGTGAGAGACCAGCATAATGGGCCAAACAATGCCCCTTATGCTCAAAGACTTGACCTTGGCTGGGTTATAGTTGGAGAAGTCTGCCTGGGTGCAGCTCACAAGCCTAAAGGAGTCAGCACATACCGGACAAATGTTTTGGAGAATGGCCGCCACTCTTACTTCAGCCCATGTCCCAACCACCTCGTTTTGAAAGAGAAGCTTATAGTAAGGACAGCTACAAAGCCTTTCAGCTCTCAAAGCCTGCAGCATTcttatttatctgacagcttggTTCAGAATACCGGTGATTGTTCACTGGGAAGCAGGATCTTCgaaaaaacagaggaggacaACAAGGTCGCCCTGTCCATTGAGGACAGACAGTTCATTCAGCTGATGGACAAGGAGATGTTCATAGATGATGCTAACAGTTGGGTGGCCCCCCTTCCTTTTCGCATACCAAGGCCACGCCTCCCCAACAACAGAGAACAAGCTCTGACCCGCTTCACCAGCCTCTGCCGTACACTTGAAAGGAAGCCTGAGATGAAGAGCCATTTTCTGGCCTTCATGCAGAAAATCTTTGACCAGGATCATGCTGAATTGGCTCCACCGCTACAGGATGGAGAAGAATGCTGGTACCTTCCCAGCTTTGGCGTGTACCACCCACGCAAACCTGGTCAAATCCGAGTCGTTTTTGACTCCAGCGCTTCACACCTCGGCTTCTCACTGAACgatgtgctgctgacaggaCCAGACTTGAACAACAGCTTGTTGGGTGTACTAATGCGGTTCAGGCGTGAGCAGGTGGCTATCACAGCGGATATTGAACAAATGTTCCACAGCTTCGTTGTTAGGGAGGACCACAGGAACTTCCTCAGATTCCTGTGGTTCAAAGACAATGACATCACCAAGGAAGTTGTGGAATATAGGATGAAAGTCCATGTATTTGGCAATCGCCCCTCTCCAGCAGTGGCTACCTATGGGCTACGGCAAGCAGCTCTACATGGAGAGGATGAGTTTGGTGGAGATGCGAAGCAGTTCATACACAGGGATTTCTACGTCGATGATGGACTCAAGTCACTGCCATCTGCAACTGCAGCCATCACTCTACTGAAAGCCGCCCAAGGTATGCTTGCCATCTCTAACTTAAGACTCCATAAAGTAGCATCCAACTGCCCAGTCGTCATGCAGGCATTCCCATCAACAGACCATGCAAAGGACTTGAAAGACCTCGACCTAGACATCGACTTACCTCCTCTACAGCGCAGTCTTGGATTAAGCTGGAACCTTGTGAATGACACTTTCACATTCCGTGTCGCCAATAGTGAGAAACCGTTCACTCGAAGAGGAGTGCTTGCAACCATTAACAGCCTATTCGACCCACTTGGTCTTGTGGCTCCTATTACCGTCCAAGGGAAGATCTTATTACGACAGCTCACCAGTGACACCAGTGATTGGGATGCTCCCCTCCCAACGGATAAGGAGGCAGAATGGATTGCTTGGAGAGATTCACTGCGAGAGCTAGAACAGTTTGAAACCCCCCGAGCCTACACCACAGCCTCCCTCTCCACTGCTCGGCACACAGAAATTCACATCTTTTCAGATGCTTCCATAAAGGCTATTGCAGCCGTGGCATATCTAAAGGTGATGGATGTTGAAGGAAAATGCCACGTTGGCTTCATCATGGGGAAAGCCAAGTTAGCCCCCATTTCAGTCCATACTGTTCCCAGGCTTGAGTTGGGTGCTGCTGTCCTGGCAGTGGAGATTGCTGAGCTTGTTGTGAGTGAGCTGGACATCAACCCCAACAGTCTGAAGTTCTATACTGACAGCAAGGTGGTGCTGGGGTACATCTATAATGAAACTAGGAGGTTTTATGTGTATGTCAGCAACAGGGTGGAACGAATAAGGAAATTCACGCATCCTGAACAGTGGTGTTATGTCCACACCAGTCAGAACCCCGCAGATGTTGCCACCAGGTCAGTGCCTGTAGCTCGACTCTTGGACACCAACTGGCTTACTGGTCCAGATTTCCTGTCACAGTCTGTGGAGACAGACACAACTGAAGAAACATTCTATGACCTCATTGATCCAGAGTCTGACATGGAGGTTCGCTGCCACACCACTACAGCCACAGACTCCCTCAGAGGCATTGGTTCACATCGCTTTGACAGGTTTTCCACGTGGCAACCCCTTGTCAGAGCTATGGCTTCCCTCATCCACATCGCTCAGTCCTTTAGGTCTGAAAAGGGTAGCGACAAACAAGATTGCTGTGGTTGGCATCACTGTTCGAAGTCTCACACAACTGATACACTGTCACAAGCAAAGGCTATCGTCATTGGATGTGTACAAAAGGAAGCATACCAAGCTGAAGTGTCCTGTCTGGAGAAAGGAAATGTCATTCCTAAGAACAGTCCCCTGAAGAAGCTCAACCCTATCCTTGATGGCAATCAACTTCTGAGAATAGGTGGTCGACTCCAACATGCTCCATTTGAGATGGAAGAGAAACATCCTCTCATCATTCCTGGCCGCAGTCATATTGCTACTCTACTCATAAATCACTATCACGAGAGAGTTAAACATCAAGGGAGACTCTTCACTGAGGGAGCTATCCGTACAGATGGCATCTGGATCGTGGGGGCAAAGAAATGCATTTCCAGCATTCTGCTTAAGTGTGTTACATGTAACAGACTTCGTGGTAGGACAGCAGAACAGAAGATGGCAGATCTTCCACCTGATCGTCTCAGCACTGAACCCCCTTTTACAAACGTAGGTCTGGATGTGTTCGGCCCCTGGAACATCTCCACTCGTCGTACCCGAGGAGGTGCAGCAAACAGTAAAAGGTGGGCAGTACTCTTCACATGCCTAAGTGTACGTGCTGTGCATATTGAGCTCTTAGAGTCAATGGACACATCGAGCTTTATCAATGCTCTACGGCGCTTCTTTGCTGTGCGTGGTCCTGCGAAAATGATCCGTTCTGACTGCGGCACAAACTTTAAGGGAGCCTGCAAAGAGCTGCAAATCCTCCTTCAAGATGAAACTAACGTCTCAAAGTATCTCAGTGAGGAAGGATGTACATGGCTGTTTAACCCACCCCACTCTTCCCACATGGGGGGAGTGTGGGAAAGAATGATCGGGGTTTCGAGACGGATCCTTGACTCTATGCTTTCTCAGATCAGCCCCTCGCACCTCACTCATGAAGTACTTTCAACCCTTATGGCCGAGGTTACCGCAATAATAAATGCAAGACCTCTCACACCCATCTcgactgatgcagactcaccctttcTTCTGACTCCAGCGATGATCCTGACACAGAAGGTCTGCACCCCTCTTCCCCCTCCGGGATCCTTTGAGAATGCAGATATGTATCGCCAGCAGTGGAAACGAGTTCAGCACTTGGCAAATGCCTTttgggagagatggaggagagaatATCTCTCTACTCTTCAAAGCCGAAGCAAGTGGCAAGATAGTCAGCCCAATGTCAAGGAAGGAGACTTGGTGCTGCTAAGAGATGCTCAGGTGAAAAGAAATCAGTGGCCCATGGCTCTTGTCACCAAGGCTCACCCTGGCAGCGATGGGAAAGTCAGGAAGCTTGAGCTCAAGGTCACCAAAGGGGGAACTGTTAAGACCTTACTCAGGCCAGTGACTGAAGTAGTGGTGCTTATGTCTCTCTAA